The window TACATGCTTTGCACTTTGCACAGGCGGACGTCCTTATTACCTCTACCTCAGCTTTATTGCCCTTTTTCGAAACGACAATCGCCTTTTCGCGCAAATGGAACATCCCCCTTTTATTTAATAAAGTGGCTTATTACCCTAATTAATTCTTCAATAATCTCTTCCTGTCTTTCAGTGTTTATAGCCCGTACAACACACCCTTTAGTGTGGTCTTTCAACAATATCAATCCTACTCTGTCCAAAGCCGCTCTTACTGCAGCAATCTGAATAAGTATGTCTACACAGTATTTCTCGTTTTCTACCATTTTTTGAATTCCTTTTATTTGACCCTCTATTTTCTTTAGCCTCTTTTTTAAATCTTCTTTGCTTTCACAATACGAGCAACTCACTTCACTTTTCATTCGAACACCTCCACCAATACCTTTACGGGGTATCTATGTACAATTATAGAATTAAAATGATTCACAGTCAAATAAATAAAACAAAAACCCCGCCATGCCGTGTACTGACAAGGAACAGAGACCCTGCTCTCCCAGGTGGGTGTCCTCCTGGATGATTCATGTTTCCCTCTCATAAGGAGGGCATACAATCCACATCCAGAGTCCGGACTCCCTATGTCATAGTGTTGGCTCTTTCCTCTGTCAGGTCCACGCACACAGCAGGGAAATTGACTTTTTCAATTATAATGATATCACAGGAAGCTGTCCTAAATCAATTGTTTTTAATTGGCAATCTGAATGTGGAGCTCTTTCAACTGCCTTGATTCTACAGGTGCAGGAGCTTCCGTCATGAGGCAGGCAGCATTTTGGGTCTTCGGAAAAGCAATGCAATCGCGAATGCTGTTAAGACCTAGAAGTAGCATAACTAGTCTGTCAAGTCCGTAAGCTATGCCGCCGTGAGGAGGCGTTCCATATTCAAATGCCCTAAGCAGAAATCCGAAATTTTCCCATGCTCTTTCTTTTGTAAATCCTAAAACTTTAAACATTCTCTCCTGTAAGTCGGTCCTGTGAATTCTTATGCTGCCTCCACCTACTTCGGTGCCATTGAGAACTAAATCGTACGCTTTAGCCCGCACCTGCGATGGTTCTCTTTCCAGCAGGTCTAAGTCTTCGTCCATAGGCGAAGTGAAAGGATGGTGCATAGCCACAAAGCGATTTTCTTCTTCATCCCATTCCAAAAGCGGAAACTCCACAACCCACAAGAAATTTAGAGAGTTTTCATCTATTAAATTGAGCTGCTTTCCCAAGTGCAACCTGAGCTGCCCCATCGAGGTCAACACCAGTTTCGGATCGGTGTCAGCCACAAACACCATGAGATCTCCCGGCTGGGCATTCATTCGTTTTAACAGCTCATTTAGAAGTTCTTCGCTGAAGAACTTCGCAATAGGCGATTTTATCCCTTCACCGGAATAGATTATCCACGCGAGACCTTTAGCGCCGAATTCCTTCGCTTTTTCCACCAATTCATCAATTTGCCGGCGACTAAAAATCTCCGCCGAATTTTTTATGTTTATCCCCTTTACCTTTCCACCTGACTCTGCTGCGTCGGAGAAAACCCTGAAGTCACTTTTTGAAGCAATATCGGTCACATCTACCATTTCAAGGCCGAAACGGGTATCAGGCTTGTCAGTTCCGTATATTTCCATAGCATCTTTATAAGTTATCCT is drawn from Caldanaerovirga acetigignens and contains these coding sequences:
- the aspS gene encoding aspartate--tRNA ligase gives rise to the protein MFEKMKRTHQCGMLTKENSGQEVTLMGWVQTRRDHGGLIFVDLRDRSGIVQVVFNPEYSREAFETAKEVKTEYVIAVNGKVYERPKESINPKIKTGEIEVFADKLEILNPAKTPPFPIEDDIKVDESLRLKYRYLDLRRPSMLCNITFRHKVSKAIRDFLDENGFIEVETPMLTRSTPEGARDFLVPSRLNPGTFYALPQSPQLFKQILMVAGIERYYQITRCFRDEDLRADRQPEFTQLDIEMSFVDVEDVISLNERLMKYVVEKTMGISLEIPFKRITYKDAMEIYGTDKPDTRFGLEMVDVTDIASKSDFRVFSDAAESGGKVKGINIKNSAEIFSRRQIDELVEKAKEFGAKGLAWIIYSGEGIKSPIAKFFSEELLNELLKRMNAQPGDLMVFVADTDPKLVLTSMGQLRLHLGKQLNLIDENSLNFLWVVEFPLLEWDEEENRFVAMHHPFTSPMDEDLDLLEREPSQVRAKAYDLVLNGTEVGGGSIRIHRTDLQERMFKVLGFTKERAWENFGFLLRAFEYGTPPHGGIAYGLDRLVMLLLGLNSIRDCIAFPKTQNAACLMTEAPAPVESRQLKELHIQIAN
- a CDS encoding metal-sensitive transcriptional regulator; the protein is MKSEVSCSYCESKEDLKKRLKKIEGQIKGIQKMVENEKYCVDILIQIAAVRAALDRVGLILLKDHTKGCVVRAINTERQEEIIEELIRVISHFIK